A single region of the Methylocystis echinoides genome encodes:
- a CDS encoding ceramide glucosyltransferase, translated as MILAYICAGWCAFILIMNFASMWLMGRKCRARPRNMPVPADAPPVSVVRPLRGVEAFSEETLGATFDLDYPTYEIIFCVQSPGDPIIPLVERLIAAHPARDARLLVGDDYVSANPKLNNCVKGWEAARYDYVVLADSNALPPKDYIQTMLAAFEPNTAMTVSMPIGSRPDGFWAMVECAILNTFQARWQYGAEAIGIGFAQGKNMMWRREVLDRAGGIRALGCEIAEDAASTKIIRAQKMNVNLVDMPFEQPLGARTAHEVYARHVRWARLRRVTFPAHYAPEFMNGSFVAVVLGAYAALQFGADAALVALTAAAIAGALHGGELWLARVCGFPLDWRKPFALMMRDLLLPVMFVDALLFDDFVWHGNAMTVREVEDTAG; from the coding sequence ATGATCCTTGCCTATATCTGCGCCGGATGGTGCGCCTTCATCCTGATCATGAACTTCGCCAGCATGTGGCTGATGGGCCGCAAATGCCGCGCCCGTCCGCGCAACATGCCCGTTCCCGCCGACGCGCCGCCGGTGAGCGTGGTGCGTCCGCTGCGCGGCGTCGAGGCCTTTTCCGAGGAGACGCTCGGCGCGACCTTCGATCTCGACTATCCGACGTACGAGATCATCTTCTGTGTGCAGTCGCCGGGCGATCCGATCATTCCGCTGGTCGAGCGTCTGATCGCGGCGCATCCGGCGCGCGACGCCCGGCTTCTCGTCGGCGACGATTATGTCAGCGCCAATCCCAAGCTGAATAATTGCGTCAAGGGCTGGGAGGCCGCGCGTTACGATTACGTCGTCCTCGCGGATTCGAACGCGCTGCCGCCGAAAGATTACATTCAGACCATGCTCGCGGCCTTCGAGCCGAACACGGCGATGACGGTCTCCATGCCGATCGGTTCGCGTCCCGATGGCTTCTGGGCCATGGTCGAATGCGCGATCCTCAACACTTTCCAGGCGCGCTGGCAATATGGCGCCGAGGCCATCGGCATCGGCTTCGCGCAGGGCAAGAACATGATGTGGCGGCGCGAGGTTCTCGACCGCGCCGGCGGCATTCGCGCGCTGGGCTGCGAGATCGCCGAGGACGCCGCCTCGACCAAGATCATCCGCGCGCAGAAGATGAATGTGAATCTCGTCGACATGCCCTTCGAGCAGCCGCTCGGCGCGCGCACGGCGCATGAGGTCTATGCACGCCATGTGCGCTGGGCGCGCCTGCGCCGCGTGACCTTCCCGGCGCATTATGCGCCGGAGTTCATGAACGGCAGTTTCGTGGCGGTGGTGCTCGGCGCCTATGCCGCGCTGCAATTCGGCGCGGACGCGGCGCTCGTGGCGCTCACGGCGGCGGCCATCGCCGGCGCCCTGCACGGCGGCGAATTGTGGCTCGCCCGCGTCTGCGGCTTTCCGCTCGACTGGCGCAAGCCTTTCGCGCTCATGATGCGCGATCTGCTGCTGCCGGTGATGTTCGTCGACGCGCTGCTCTTCGATGATTTCGTCTGGCACGGCAACGCCATGACGGTGCGCGAGGTCGAGGACACGGCGGGCTGA
- a CDS encoding phosphatase PAP2 family protein: MAFTTDIAAKLTRDASSLPQSGLGADRFRRFLDADLAAVHLFSRSARPRATRLLAIAISKLGNGWIYLLLFPALFFGLGWRGWPVVLIAAANAALLHVLYPIIKRRFLRKRPFHVDARLPSLLKTLDEHSFPSGHAMTLTGVLAPMVLAWPAMTVSAAVLVLSMAWSRIATAHHYPSDVVAGIALGAAISWPLSRYALTFFF; the protein is encoded by the coding sequence ATGGCGTTTACGACAGACATCGCGGCGAAGCTGACGCGCGACGCGTCATCCCTCCCGCAAAGCGGCCTCGGAGCCGATCGCTTCCGCAGATTTCTCGACGCGGATCTCGCAGCGGTTCATCTCTTCTCGCGCTCGGCGCGGCCAAGGGCGACGCGCCTGCTCGCCATTGCCATCAGCAAGCTCGGCAACGGCTGGATCTATCTTCTGCTGTTTCCAGCCCTCTTCTTTGGCCTCGGCTGGCGCGGCTGGCCCGTCGTGCTGATCGCCGCCGCCAATGCGGCGTTGCTGCATGTGCTGTATCCGATCATCAAGCGCCGCTTCCTGCGCAAGCGGCCCTTCCATGTCGACGCGCGCCTGCCGTCGCTGCTGAAGACGCTGGACGAACATTCTTTCCCCAGCGGCCACGCCATGACGCTGACGGGCGTGCTGGCCCCGATGGTCCTCGCCTGGCCGGCAATGACAGTCTCGGCCGCCGTGCTGGTTCTCTCAATGGCCTGGTCGCGAATCGCGACCGCGCATCATTACCCGAGCGACGTCGTCGCCGGAATCGCGCTCGGCGCCGCCATCTCCTGGCCGCTGTCGCGTTACGCGCTGACGTTCTTCTTCTGA
- a CDS encoding GNAT family N-acetyltransferase produces MTFDLAFPTPVTPVVPAMTGRRAFTILDETPTDAPAREALLDAAFGPARFLKTCERLRDGRRPAPGLALVAKDETDALIGTIRLWPILAGGRPALLLGPVAVAQEARSLGLGAGLIRESLHRAQALGHRAVLLVGDAPYYARFGFERRFTERLTLPGPVERARFLGLELSPGALAGVEGRVRAVAAVDAAALSRAA; encoded by the coding sequence ATGACCTTTGATCTTGCCTTCCCCACTCCCGTCACGCCCGTCGTCCCCGCGATGACGGGGCGCCGGGCCTTCACGATTCTCGACGAGACGCCGACGGACGCTCCCGCCCGCGAGGCGCTGCTGGACGCCGCCTTCGGCCCGGCGCGCTTCCTGAAGACCTGCGAGCGCCTCCGCGACGGGCGCCGGCCCGCGCCCGGCCTCGCGCTGGTCGCGAAGGACGAGACGGACGCGCTGATCGGCACGATTCGGCTGTGGCCGATCCTCGCCGGCGGCCGTCCGGCGCTGCTGCTCGGGCCGGTCGCGGTGGCGCAGGAGGCGCGGTCGCTCGGCCTCGGCGCGGGACTGATTCGCGAATCGCTCCACCGGGCGCAGGCGCTCGGCCATCGCGCCGTGCTGCTCGTCGGCGACGCGCCCTATTACGCGCGCTTTGGCTTCGAGCGTCGCTTCACCGAGCGGCTGACCCTGCCCGGGCCTGTCGAACGGGCGCGTTTTCTCGGTCTGGAGCTGTCGCCCGGGGCGCTCGCGGGCGTCGAGGGGCGGGTGCGGGCGGTTGCGGCTGTCGACGCCGCCGCGCTGTCGCGCGCCGCCTGA
- a CDS encoding type III PLP-dependent enzyme, with product MTDRIQEFLAERRRAGRDNGPCLVVDLDVIRENYRGFARALPDTRVFYAVKANPAPEVLSLLASLGSCFDTASVPEIEQTLAAGATPDRISFGNTIKKERDVARAYELGIRLFAVDCVEEVEKIARVAPGSKVFCRILCDGSGAEWPLSRKFGCAPEMATGVLEHAHRLGLQAYGVSFHVGSQQTDPRKWDGALKSAADIFRDLAERGITLQMVNLGGGFPTKYLKNVPAVKQYGNAIFRALSKHFGNRLPETIIEPGRGMVGNAGMIEAEVVLISKKSEAEGELRWVYLDIGKFNGLAETIDEMIRYPIRTEADGAPTTPCVIAGPSCDSVDVLYEKKPYELPISLEIGTKVLIEGTGAYTTTYSAVGFNGFPPLETFII from the coding sequence ATGACCGACCGTATCCAGGAATTCCTCGCCGAGCGCCGCCGCGCGGGCCGCGACAATGGTCCCTGCCTCGTCGTCGACCTCGACGTGATCCGCGAGAACTATCGCGGCTTCGCCCGTGCGCTGCCCGACACGCGCGTTTTCTACGCCGTGAAGGCCAATCCGGCGCCGGAAGTGCTGTCGCTGCTCGCCTCGCTGGGCTCCTGCTTCGACACGGCCTCCGTGCCGGAGATCGAGCAGACGCTCGCCGCCGGCGCCACGCCCGACCGCATCTCCTTCGGCAACACGATCAAGAAGGAGCGCGACGTCGCGCGCGCCTATGAGCTCGGCATTCGGCTCTTCGCGGTGGACTGCGTCGAGGAAGTCGAGAAGATCGCGCGCGTCGCGCCCGGCTCGAAGGTGTTCTGCCGCATCCTCTGCGACGGCTCGGGCGCGGAGTGGCCGCTGTCGCGCAAATTCGGTTGCGCGCCGGAAATGGCGACTGGCGTGCTGGAGCATGCGCATCGTCTCGGCCTGCAGGCCTATGGCGTGTCCTTCCATGTCGGCTCGCAGCAGACCGACCCGCGCAAGTGGGACGGCGCGCTGAAGTCGGCGGCGGATATCTTCCGAGACCTCGCCGAGCGCGGCATCACGCTTCAGATGGTCAATCTCGGCGGGGGCTTCCCGACGAAATATCTGAAGAACGTGCCGGCCGTGAAGCAGTATGGCAATGCGATCTTCCGAGCGCTGTCGAAGCATTTCGGCAACCGGCTTCCGGAGACGATCATCGAGCCGGGTCGCGGCATGGTGGGCAACGCCGGCATGATCGAAGCGGAAGTCGTGCTGATCTCGAAGAAGTCGGAAGCCGAGGGCGAACTGCGCTGGGTCTATCTCGACATCGGCAAGTTCAACGGCCTCGCCGAGACCATCGACGAGATGATCCGCTACCCGATCCGCACGGAAGCCGACGGCGCGCCGACGACCCCTTGCGTGATCGCCGGTCCGAGCTGTGATTCGGTCGATGTGCTCTATGAGAAGAAGCCCTATGAGCTGCCGATCTCTCTGGAGATCGGGACCAAGGTGCTGATCGAGGGAACGGGCGCCTATACGACCACCTATTCGGCGGTCGGCTTCAACGGCTTCCCGCCGCTCGAGACCTTCATCATCTGA
- a CDS encoding glucan biosynthesis protein: MIEITRRQMLGALAATGTHLIAPAQAQGVGSNPTPKFGYEDVLQRARALAAAPFADGATRPPAPFDSLDFDSWRDIRFRDDHALFANLPGAFRLATFHRGFLFPRAVTVNTIRDGIAAPIPYSPALFDFGRVKVGDSLDINTGFAGFRMNFPVNDPHVYDEAISFLGASYFRFLGRDQQYGLSARALCVEAGTGKETFPFFREFWIETPAAGSNRAVIYALLDGEAATGAYRFDLTVGQESTLDVKATIFPRRAGVKFGLAPLTSMYLTGENDRRVRDGFRDELHDSDGLLVHNGAQEWLWRPLGNPPRERMSYFLDHNTRGFGLLQRDRTFESYQDLDLAYQKRPSYFVEPVGDWGDGSVELIELPTLDETNDNIVASWTPATAPEPGKAFAFAYRITAGLDMPRLAPNGRVVHTFEAPAHALGSAEPADPNAKRFMVDFAGGDLAYYVSDPAQVEAVATTSKGRVLRANVIANPHIDGLRAFFDVAVKPGDTTDLRLFLRAAGRTLTETWTLPWSAPSAT; encoded by the coding sequence ATGATCGAGATCACACGGCGCCAGATGCTCGGCGCCCTGGCGGCGACGGGAACACACCTCATCGCGCCGGCGCAGGCTCAGGGCGTTGGGTCCAACCCTACGCCGAAGTTCGGCTATGAGGACGTGCTCCAGCGCGCCCGCGCGCTTGCCGCCGCGCCTTTCGCAGACGGCGCCACGCGCCCGCCCGCGCCCTTCGATTCGCTCGACTTCGACTCCTGGCGCGACATCAGGTTCAGGGACGATCACGCGCTCTTCGCCAATCTGCCCGGCGCCTTTCGCCTCGCGACGTTTCACCGGGGCTTCCTGTTCCCGCGCGCCGTGACGGTGAATACGATTCGCGACGGCATCGCCGCGCCGATTCCCTATTCGCCGGCGCTGTTCGACTTCGGCCGGGTGAAGGTCGGCGACTCTCTCGACATCAACACGGGCTTCGCCGGCTTCCGAATGAATTTTCCGGTGAACGATCCGCATGTCTATGACGAAGCGATCTCGTTCCTCGGCGCGAGTTATTTCCGCTTCCTCGGCCGCGACCAGCAATATGGACTGTCCGCGCGCGCGCTCTGCGTCGAGGCGGGGACGGGCAAGGAAACCTTCCCCTTCTTCCGCGAATTCTGGATCGAGACGCCCGCGGCGGGCAGCAATCGCGCCGTGATCTATGCGCTGCTCGACGGCGAGGCCGCGACGGGCGCCTATCGTTTCGATCTCACCGTGGGGCAGGAGAGCACGCTCGACGTCAAGGCGACGATCTTTCCGCGCCGCGCCGGGGTGAAGTTCGGCCTGGCGCCGCTCACCTCCATGTATCTCACCGGCGAGAACGACCGGCGCGTGCGCGATGGCTTCCGTGACGAGCTGCACGACTCCGACGGCCTGCTCGTCCACAATGGCGCGCAGGAATGGCTGTGGCGTCCGCTTGGCAATCCGCCGCGCGAGCGCATGTCCTATTTCCTGGATCACAATACGCGCGGCTTCGGTCTGCTGCAGCGCGACCGCACCTTCGAATCCTATCAGGACCTCGATCTCGCCTATCAGAAGCGGCCGAGCTATTTCGTCGAGCCGGTCGGCGACTGGGGCGACGGCAGCGTCGAACTGATCGAACTGCCGACGCTCGACGAAACCAACGACAATATCGTTGCGAGCTGGACGCCGGCGACGGCGCCGGAGCCGGGCAAGGCGTTCGCCTTTGCTTATCGGATCACCGCCGGGTTGGACATGCCGCGCCTCGCGCCTAACGGCCGCGTGGTGCATACCTTCGAGGCCCCGGCGCATGCGCTGGGCTCCGCCGAGCCGGCTGATCCCAACGCCAAGCGGTTCATGGTGGATTTCGCCGGCGGCGATCTCGCTTATTATGTCAGCGATCCAGCGCAGGTCGAAGCGGTGGCGACCACGTCGAAGGGACGGGTGTTGCGCGCCAATGTGATCGCCAATCCGCATATCGACGGGCTGCGGGCCTTTTTCGATGTGGCGGTGAAGCCCGGCGACACGACAGATCTGCGGCTGTTCCTGCGCGCCGCCGGCCGCACGCTCACGGAGACATGGACGCTCCCCTGGTCGGCCCCTTCGGCCACGTGA
- a CDS encoding creatininase family protein, whose translation MLPSRFWSELSLRDIRAHDMSGVIAVLPIAAVEQHGPHLPLGVDAMIMESCVERVALRLPPDLDAVFLPMQSIGVSLEHRDFPGTLSLSYETAARVLCEMAEGVVRAGVKKILLMNSHGGNSGLISTVALDLRARFDVLAVTCSWARFGYPDGLFSEAEQRHGIHGGEIETSLMLAFRPELVDMGRAKNFPPASLDFERDFAWLRESRPAGFGWMAQDLSPAGAMGDASKASAEKGEATADYWATAFIELLRDIEAFDLSRLKSE comes from the coding sequence ATGCTTCCGTCCCGCTTCTGGTCCGAACTTTCCCTTCGCGACATTCGCGCCCATGACATGTCGGGCGTGATCGCCGTTCTGCCCATCGCCGCCGTCGAGCAGCACGGGCCGCATCTGCCGCTCGGCGTCGACGCCATGATCATGGAGAGCTGCGTCGAGCGCGTCGCGCTGCGCCTGCCCCCGGACCTCGACGCCGTTTTCCTGCCCATGCAGAGCATTGGCGTCTCGCTGGAGCATCGCGATTTTCCCGGCACGCTGTCGCTGTCCTACGAGACGGCGGCGCGCGTGCTCTGCGAGATGGCGGAAGGCGTGGTGCGCGCGGGCGTGAAGAAAATCCTGCTGATGAATTCCCATGGCGGCAATTCCGGGCTGATCTCCACTGTCGCCCTCGATCTGCGCGCGCGCTTCGACGTGCTCGCCGTCACCTGCTCCTGGGCGCGCTTCGGCTATCCGGACGGGCTCTTTTCGGAGGCCGAGCAGCGTCACGGCATTCACGGCGGCGAGATCGAGACCTCGCTGATGCTCGCCTTCCGACCCGAGCTCGTCGACATGGGCCGCGCCAAGAACTTCCCGCCCGCGTCGCTGGATTTCGAGCGCGATTTCGCCTGGCTGCGGGAGTCGCGGCCGGCGGGCTTCGGCTGGATGGCGCAGGACCTCTCGCCCGCCGGGGCCATGGGCGACGCCTCGAAAGCCTCGGCCGAGAAGGGCGAGGCGACCGCCGATTACTGGGCCACCGCCTTCATCGAATTGCTGCGCGACATCGAGGCGTTCGATCTCTCCCGACTGAAAAGCGAATAG
- a CDS encoding DUF411 domain-containing protein, whose product MSQSLSRRQTLHLLGAAAGALAAGAAMGEEPKKMIVHKSATCGCCGGWAKHMRAAGFIVEEINEPDMKAIKARLGVPEKMASCHTAELDGYIIEGHVPAQAVAQLLKERPKAIGLAAPGMPMGSPGMEMGEPEAYTLYLFDASGARDFGKWLGDKPA is encoded by the coding sequence ATGTCTCAGTCTCTCTCCCGCCGCCAGACCCTCCACCTCCTCGGCGCGGCCGCCGGCGCGCTCGCCGCCGGCGCGGCGATGGGCGAGGAGCCGAAAAAGATGATCGTGCACAAGAGCGCCACCTGCGGCTGCTGCGGCGGCTGGGCGAAGCACATGCGCGCGGCCGGCTTCATCGTCGAGGAAATCAACGAACCCGACATGAAGGCGATCAAGGCCAGGCTCGGCGTGCCGGAGAAAATGGCCTCCTGCCACACGGCCGAACTCGACGGCTACATCATCGAGGGCCATGTGCCCGCGCAGGCCGTCGCGCAGTTGCTGAAGGAGCGCCCCAAGGCGATCGGCCTCGCCGCGCCGGGCATGCCGATGGGCTCGCCCGGCATGGAGATGGGCGAGCCGGAAGCCTATACGCTGTATTTGTTCGACGCCTCGGGCGCGCGCGACTTCGGCAAGTGGCTCGGCGACAAGCCGGCCTGA